The following coding sequences are from one Leptolyngbya sp. NIES-3755 window:
- a CDS encoding hypothetical protein (hypothetical protein MicvaDRAFT_3367;~similar to AA sequence:cyanobase_aa:LBDG_11020) — translation MPEPSTYDYAIVRVVPRVEREEFVNVGVIVSCAARRFLEARIEVDEGRLTAIDSTIDLAMVHQHLAAIPIICAGGKPAGAIGQLPQRERFHWLVAPRSTIIQTSRVHTGLCDDLAAVLEHLLNKMVR, via the coding sequence GTGCCCGAACCCTCAACGTATGATTATGCGATCGTTCGCGTCGTTCCCAGGGTTGAGCGCGAAGAATTCGTCAATGTTGGCGTGATTGTGTCTTGTGCTGCCCGCAGATTTCTCGAAGCTCGGATTGAAGTGGATGAAGGGCGATTAACGGCGATCGATTCAACGATCGATCTCGCAATGGTTCATCAGCATTTGGCAGCGATTCCGATTATCTGTGCAGGAGGCAAACCCGCAGGCGCGATCGGGCAACTTCCTCAACGAGAACGATTCCATTGGTTAGTGGCTCCTCGCAGTACGATTATTCAGACTTCAAGAGTGCATACAGGACTATGTGATGACTTAGCGGCTGTGTTGGAACATCTGTTGAATAAAATGGTTCGTTGA
- a CDS encoding hypothetical protein (hypothetical protein MicvaDRAFT_3366;~similar to AA sequence:cyanobase_aa:LBDG_11030), with protein MNLRTVTATRYVTPLREGGSLPAIVEADDDGMYVLKFRGAGQGEKSLIAELIGGEVARVLGLPVPEIVFVELNPDLARTEPDPEIQDLIRASAGLNLALDYLPSSVTFDPIAGTVDAELASRIVWFDALITNVDRTARNANLLMWHRNLWLIDHGAALYFHHTWANYLQRSRDCFPAIKDHVLLRFATELEAVDTNMIGKLSQDTIEQIVNLIPESWLVTNTPFENSDRHRTAYIEYLLSRLEQPHVFLEEAIRARTLNV; from the coding sequence ATGAATTTGCGAACTGTCACTGCCACGCGCTATGTTACGCCGTTACGCGAGGGCGGATCACTGCCTGCGATCGTGGAAGCGGATGATGACGGCATGTATGTGCTGAAATTTCGCGGAGCAGGTCAAGGAGAAAAGTCTCTGATTGCGGAACTAATTGGCGGTGAGGTTGCACGAGTTTTAGGGCTACCTGTTCCAGAAATTGTCTTTGTCGAACTTAATCCAGATTTAGCTCGAACTGAACCTGATCCAGAAATTCAAGATCTGATTCGTGCCAGTGCTGGATTGAATTTAGCTTTAGACTATCTACCGAGTTCAGTCACGTTTGATCCAATTGCAGGAACCGTCGATGCGGAACTAGCTTCTCGAATTGTTTGGTTTGATGCGTTGATTACGAATGTCGATCGTACTGCCAGAAATGCAAACTTACTGATGTGGCATCGCAATCTCTGGCTGATTGATCATGGTGCTGCTTTGTACTTTCATCATACTTGGGCGAACTATCTTCAGCGAAGCCGCGATTGCTTTCCAGCAATTAAAGATCATGTCTTACTGAGATTCGCAACCGAGTTAGAAGCTGTTGATACAAATATGATCGGGAAACTTTCTCAGGACACGATCGAACAAATTGTGAACTTGATTCCTGAAAGTTGGCTCGTGACAAATACACCGTTCGAGAACAGCGATCGACATCGAACAGCGTATATTGAGTATTTGTTATCCCGCTTAGAGCAACCGCACGTGTTTTTGGAGGAAGCGATTCGTGCCCGAACCCTCAACGTATGA
- a CDS encoding unknown protein (similar to AA sequence:cyanobase_aa:all5106), with product MQRALFCVGLSTVLVCSSASAQVTSDRSIGTSVTPLPGNNFVITGGRAEGSNLFHSFGSFSIPTGGSATFNLLGTQNASTIFSRVTGGTVSNIDGRIFATLDGRTPAPVNLFLMNPSGVVFGANAQLIIGGSFVGTTASSIRFADGFEFAATNTTPPLLTVSAPIGLQFGQNSSAIQVQGGGHTLSSQNPLLAPYLPTRFSLAGLRVAPGRTLALVGGEVALNGGIVAAAGGRVEIGSVGAGQVGITTTSQGFELDYSGASSLRNIQMSQRSLIDVGWLLDQSRSAGSIQIQGNNIRLSDGSVVLSQNRGSLRAGEITVRAAERLELVGTNPAETISSGLVSETSGLGSNSDLNVSAKELVMQNGGIIQSRTFSPAPGGAVTVSATDFIEMSGLSPSNLFNTIGSTTFATSLLVSPSAPPITTGIAGDVTISTQRLSMRDGSTIAALSLGDSAGGNIRVTSDVTELSGIIRNVPEPIFTMPTSLLSVSYRRGNSGTINLNTRTLNLRDGATISTTNLAIGNSGSVQINASESIQMVSQPGTVSNITSTVGGLNEFARSILIEGKPTGNAGAITINTPSLQLNRSVIGVGNYGIGSAGMLKINANAVRVSNISGISAETLSGEGGNIDIKAQTLVMRDLGFIVTNAGGTGNGGNITIDTPLIVGLGNSNIIANAIEGRGGNIRITTQGIFGLAFRDLQDPQNVPTNDITASSEISANGTVEITTPGVDPNSGLIELSEDLIDSSQQVAKGCSSAPGSSFVVTGRGGIPINPQQEVFHAPTVWSDLREIGRSTSAIQPSNPSTPLVEASTWQRDPKTGKVELIAAKPMHLMSIETCATSNSLDQHRSLSSR from the coding sequence ATGCAACGCGCCCTTTTCTGTGTGGGATTGAGTACGGTTTTGGTTTGTAGTAGCGCTTCAGCACAAGTGACTAGCGATCGCTCGATCGGAACGAGTGTCACCCCTCTACCTGGTAACAATTTCGTCATCACGGGAGGACGCGCCGAGGGGAGCAATCTTTTCCATAGTTTTGGTAGTTTCTCCATTCCAACAGGTGGATCAGCGACCTTCAATCTTTTGGGAACTCAGAACGCTTCTACGATCTTCAGTCGCGTCACAGGTGGAACCGTCTCGAATATTGATGGACGCATCTTCGCGACTTTGGATGGACGCACTCCTGCGCCTGTGAATCTCTTTCTAATGAATCCGAGCGGCGTTGTATTTGGGGCAAATGCTCAATTGATTATCGGAGGTTCGTTCGTGGGAACGACAGCTTCGAGTATTCGATTTGCGGATGGTTTCGAGTTTGCAGCTACCAATACCACACCACCCTTATTAACGGTGAGCGCTCCGATCGGGTTGCAGTTTGGACAGAATTCGAGCGCAATTCAAGTGCAGGGCGGCGGTCACACCTTATCGAGTCAAAATCCACTCTTAGCCCCATACCTTCCAACCCGTTTCTCGCTGGCGGGATTGCGGGTCGCACCAGGACGCACCCTTGCTTTAGTCGGCGGAGAAGTTGCACTGAATGGCGGAATTGTGGCGGCGGCAGGAGGACGAGTTGAGATTGGGAGCGTGGGAGCAGGACAAGTTGGAATTACGACGACATCCCAAGGCTTTGAACTCGATTATTCTGGAGCGTCGAGCTTGCGAAACATTCAAATGAGTCAGCGATCGCTCATTGATGTCGGCTGGCTCTTGGATCAGTCGCGCAGTGCTGGCTCAATTCAAATTCAAGGAAACAACATTCGTTTAAGCGATGGCTCGGTTGTATTAAGTCAAAATCGCGGTTCGCTTCGGGCAGGTGAGATTACGGTCAGAGCGGCGGAACGATTAGAACTTGTCGGAACCAATCCAGCGGAAACGATTTCCAGCGGTCTTGTGAGTGAAACTTCTGGACTTGGCAGTAACAGTGATCTAAATGTGAGTGCAAAAGAATTGGTGATGCAAAACGGCGGCATCATTCAAAGTCGAACATTTAGTCCAGCACCCGGTGGAGCCGTGACTGTGAGCGCGACTGATTTTATCGAGATGAGCGGACTTTCACCGAGCAATTTGTTTAACACGATCGGATCGACCACCTTCGCTACCTCGCTGTTGGTGAGTCCGTCTGCACCACCGATTACAACTGGAATCGCAGGCGATGTCACAATTTCGACTCAGCGGCTTTCAATGCGCGATGGTTCAACGATCGCGGCTCTCTCGCTTGGAGATAGTGCAGGAGGTAATATTCGGGTGACTTCAGACGTGACCGAACTTAGCGGCATCATTCGCAATGTACCAGAACCCATTTTCACGATGCCGACTTCACTACTGAGTGTGAGTTATCGACGCGGTAATTCTGGCACGATTAATCTCAACACCCGCACGTTAAACCTTCGGGATGGAGCGACGATTTCAACGACCAATTTAGCGATCGGGAATTCAGGTAGCGTTCAGATCAATGCTTCAGAATCGATTCAAATGGTGAGCCAACCCGGTACAGTCAGCAACATTACTTCCACAGTAGGAGGGTTAAATGAGTTTGCTCGATCAATCCTGATTGAAGGTAAACCGACTGGCAATGCGGGTGCTATCACAATTAATACGCCTTCATTACAACTGAATCGCTCAGTGATCGGGGTTGGAAACTATGGGATTGGATCGGCAGGAATGCTCAAAATCAATGCAAATGCAGTGAGAGTCAGCAATATCAGCGGCATTTCTGCTGAAACTCTCTCTGGAGAAGGCGGCAATATCGATATAAAGGCGCAAACGCTAGTGATGCGTGACCTCGGTTTTATTGTGACGAACGCAGGCGGGACGGGAAACGGGGGCAACATTACGATCGACACGCCGCTGATTGTTGGACTTGGAAATAGTAACATCATTGCAAACGCGATCGAGGGTCGAGGTGGAAACATCCGAATTACGACTCAAGGAATTTTTGGCTTGGCGTTTCGAGATTTGCAAGATCCACAGAATGTTCCAACGAATGACATTACTGCAAGTTCTGAAATCAGCGCAAACGGAACGGTGGAAATTACGACACCCGGAGTTGATCCGAATTCGGGATTGATTGAGCTATCTGAAGATTTGATTGATTCGAGTCAACAAGTCGCAAAAGGCTGTTCAAGTGCTCCAGGGAGTAGCTTTGTTGTGACTGGGCGAGGTGGAATTCCAATCAATCCTCAGCAAGAAGTGTTTCATGCCCCGACTGTGTGGAGCGATTTGCGGGAGATAGGTCGATCGACCTCTGCAATCCAACCCTCGAATCCATCTACTCCACTCGTTGAAGCAAGTACTTGGCAGCGAGATCCGAAGACCGGAAAAGTAGAATTGATCGCAGCAAAACCGATGCACTTAATGTCGATCGAGACTTGTGCTACATCAAATTCATTGGATCAACATCGATCGTTAAGCTCACGGTAG
- a CDS encoding primosomal protein N' (similar to AA sequence:cyanobase_aa:LBDG_27870) — translation MSELQSVAESRAEYRTVPLWVEVLVDCPGAQGVFTYSVPSGLRVAPGDILSVPFGVQQVGGIAVRLLNESPDLEQIRSIDSIVSAGFFPASFWALLDRVARYYQTSLMQVVRVALPPGLLVRSQRRIRLIDPAANEVFLNPAAQQILKLLQSSKTKDYSWQFIQRQVKGAHRGLQDLLRFNWVESYLEPPATIRPQLRQAVILVSMQGELRGRQREILEVLKRNGGEMWLTDLLQHCRTSSPTVKRLQEEGCVILQGREVLRSEQGPEINIDSAKSLTSDQAQVLERIHAVTGFDKILLHGVTGSGKTEVYLQAIAPILEQGQSALVLVPEIGLTPQLTDRFKARFGDRVCVYHSALSDGERFDTWRQMLTGSPQVVIGTRSAIFAPLPNLGLIVLDEEHDSSFKQDQPAPCYHARSVAQWRAELEDCPLILGSATPSLETWLERSTYLSLPKRILDRPLPRIDVIDMRKELHDRNRSIFSRSLQAGLKKLKENNQKGLLFIHRRGHSTFVSCRSCGYVMDCPNCDVSLSYHQVHENAQPLLRCHYCNHTQHQPQRCPSCGSSYFKNFGSGTQRVVQELSRLFPELKTIRFDSDTTRAKGAHRALLDQFAHGDADLLVGTQMLTKGIDLPQVTLVGIISADGLLNLADFRASERAFQTLVQVAGRAGRGTEPGRVILQTYAPENPVIQAVKQQQYEPFVEKELEQRSTLTYPPYGRLVLLRFSGLNPHTVQSTAETIADLLLQSEQYQVLGPAPATILRIAQRYRWQILLKMDEDRIPDLTELRSHCPSTVSLTIDVDPMNLM, via the coding sequence ATGTCTGAATTGCAGTCTGTAGCGGAATCGAGGGCGGAATATCGAACTGTTCCTCTGTGGGTTGAGGTGCTGGTCGATTGTCCGGGAGCGCAAGGCGTATTTACGTATTCCGTACCGTCGGGATTGCGCGTGGCACCGGGTGATATTCTGAGTGTGCCATTTGGGGTACAACAGGTGGGCGGGATCGCGGTTCGCTTGCTGAATGAATCACCGGATTTGGAGCAGATTCGATCGATTGATTCGATCGTGAGTGCGGGATTTTTTCCAGCTTCGTTCTGGGCATTGCTCGATCGAGTGGCGCGATATTACCAAACTTCTCTGATGCAAGTGGTTCGAGTGGCATTACCGCCCGGATTGCTCGTGCGATCGCAAAGACGAATTCGATTGATCGATCCTGCTGCGAATGAGGTGTTTCTCAATCCTGCTGCTCAGCAAATCCTGAAGTTACTCCAATCCAGCAAAACCAAAGATTATTCCTGGCAGTTCATTCAGCGACAGGTAAAAGGAGCGCACCGAGGACTTCAAGATTTATTGAGGTTCAATTGGGTTGAGAGCTATTTAGAACCCCCTGCAACCATTCGCCCCCAATTGCGGCAAGCGGTGATTCTGGTGTCAATGCAGGGTGAATTGCGAGGACGACAACGCGAAATTTTAGAAGTTCTTAAGCGCAATGGCGGCGAAATGTGGCTCACCGATTTATTGCAGCATTGCCGCACGAGTTCGCCGACAGTCAAACGATTACAAGAAGAAGGCTGTGTGATTCTTCAAGGTCGGGAAGTGTTGCGGAGTGAACAAGGTCCAGAGATAAACATAGATTCAGCCAAATCGCTGACATCGGATCAGGCACAAGTTTTAGAGCGAATTCATGCCGTAACAGGATTCGATAAAATTCTGCTGCATGGTGTAACTGGCTCAGGTAAAACCGAAGTTTATTTACAAGCGATCGCACCGATTCTCGAACAAGGACAATCTGCTCTAGTTCTTGTTCCTGAAATCGGATTAACGCCACAATTAACCGATCGATTCAAAGCGAGATTTGGCGATCGAGTGTGTGTGTATCACAGTGCTTTATCCGATGGTGAACGTTTTGATACTTGGCGACAGATGCTAACTGGATCGCCTCAAGTTGTCATTGGAACACGATCGGCAATTTTCGCACCTTTACCAAACTTAGGTTTGATTGTTCTCGATGAAGAGCATGATTCGAGCTTCAAACAAGATCAGCCTGCACCTTGTTACCATGCTCGATCAGTCGCTCAATGGCGGGCGGAACTCGAAGATTGTCCTTTAATTCTGGGATCTGCAACTCCATCTTTAGAAACCTGGTTAGAGCGATCGACGTATCTATCGTTGCCGAAGCGAATTCTCGATCGACCTTTACCGCGCATTGATGTGATTGATATGCGGAAAGAATTGCACGATCGCAATCGTTCGATCTTTAGTCGATCGCTGCAAGCTGGACTCAAGAAACTCAAAGAGAACAATCAAAAAGGCTTGCTCTTTATCCATCGTCGTGGACATAGCACCTTTGTGTCTTGTCGCAGTTGTGGCTATGTGATGGACTGTCCAAACTGTGATGTTTCACTGTCCTATCACCAAGTTCACGAAAATGCTCAACCGTTACTGAGATGCCACTACTGTAACCATACACAACATCAACCGCAGCGTTGTCCGTCCTGTGGTTCCTCATACTTCAAGAACTTTGGAAGTGGAACTCAGCGAGTCGTACAAGAACTATCCAGACTGTTTCCAGAACTAAAAACGATCCGGTTTGATAGTGATACGACTCGTGCAAAAGGCGCACATCGGGCACTGTTAGATCAGTTTGCTCATGGTGATGCTGATCTGTTAGTTGGAACACAGATGCTAACAAAAGGGATTGATTTGCCACAAGTTACTTTAGTTGGCATTATTTCAGCCGATGGATTGTTAAACTTAGCAGACTTTCGAGCCAGTGAGAGAGCATTCCAAACTTTAGTCCAAGTTGCGGGACGAGCAGGACGCGGAACTGAACCCGGACGAGTCATTCTCCAAACTTATGCGCCAGAAAATCCAGTCATTCAAGCCGTTAAACAGCAGCAGTATGAACCGTTCGTTGAGAAGGAATTAGAACAACGATCGACGTTAACGTATCCGCCTTACGGTCGTTTAGTTCTCTTACGATTCAGCGGACTCAATCCCCACACGGTTCAAAGTACCGCCGAAACGATCGCGGATTTGCTCCTCCAATCTGAACAGTATCAAGTTCTCGGTCCCGCACCCGCAACGATTCTCAGAATTGCTCAAAGATACAGATGGCAGATTCTACTGAAGATGGACGAAGATCGCATTCCAGATTTAACCGAACTGCGATCGCACTGTCCGTCTACCGTGAGCTTAACGATCGATGTTGATCCAATGAATTTGATGTAG
- a CDS encoding RpoD subfamily RNA polymerase sigma 70 subunit (similar to AA sequence:cyanobase_aa:LBDG_27860): MNEQSNSSHTEALSSDMDFAMDVAELDSVDSLQLEADFADSTPIEIEPDLLELTSVAADIEESSVTDETEIDQMASARSSGYNKTVADDAVGAFFKEMARYPLLKADEEVELARRVQYLVEVDETQRKLYSELGRVPTRAELAERLGLTERQLEHRLHRSRVAKRKMIRSNLRLVVSIAKRYLNRGVPFLDLIQEGALGLNRATEKFDPDKGYKFSTYAYWWIRQGITRTIANDARTIRLPIHIVEKLNKLKKAHRELKRELGRNPTEAELAQSLELTVEQLQHLQQVRRQSLSLNHRVGKGEDTELMDLLEDGDTQSPESQMSETMLRQEIWDVLGNVLTEREKDIISLRYGLTTSKPCTLEEVGGMFNLSRERVRQIQSKAMRKLRRPQIAERLKGWLG, from the coding sequence ATGAACGAACAAAGCAACAGTTCTCACACAGAAGCCCTCTCTAGTGATATGGACTTTGCAATGGACGTTGCTGAGTTAGATTCAGTGGACTCTTTGCAATTAGAAGCCGATTTCGCAGATAGCACTCCCATCGAAATTGAACCCGATTTACTCGAATTGACCTCGGTTGCCGCTGATATTGAAGAATCTAGCGTGACTGACGAAACTGAGATCGACCAAATGGCATCGGCTCGATCGTCGGGGTATAACAAAACCGTGGCGGATGATGCTGTAGGCGCATTCTTCAAGGAAATGGCACGTTATCCGCTGCTCAAAGCTGATGAAGAAGTCGAATTGGCTCGACGAGTTCAATACTTAGTCGAAGTCGATGAGACACAGCGAAAACTGTATAGTGAACTCGGTCGAGTACCAACTAGAGCAGAACTCGCTGAGCGCTTAGGCTTAACCGAACGACAATTAGAGCATCGATTACACCGGAGCCGTGTGGCAAAACGGAAGATGATTCGATCGAATCTCCGATTAGTGGTGTCGATCGCGAAACGATATTTAAATCGCGGTGTCCCTTTCCTAGATTTGATTCAGGAAGGAGCGTTGGGATTAAACCGTGCAACTGAAAAGTTTGATCCCGACAAAGGGTATAAGTTTTCAACGTATGCGTACTGGTGGATTCGGCAGGGGATCACGAGAACGATCGCGAATGATGCTCGGACAATCCGTTTGCCCATTCATATTGTCGAGAAGCTCAATAAGCTGAAAAAAGCGCATCGCGAACTAAAGCGCGAATTGGGACGGAATCCGACAGAAGCGGAATTGGCTCAATCGCTTGAACTCACTGTGGAGCAGTTACAGCATCTCCAACAGGTTCGCCGTCAATCGTTGTCGCTGAATCACCGAGTCGGGAAAGGCGAAGATACGGAACTGATGGATCTATTGGAAGATGGCGATACGCAATCTCCGGAGTCTCAGATGAGCGAAACGATGCTGCGTCAAGAGATTTGGGATGTGTTGGGGAATGTGCTGACCGAGCGCGAGAAGGATATTATCTCGTTACGGTACGGGTTGACGACGAGTAAGCCTTGTACGCTTGAAGAAGTCGGCGGTATGTTCAATTTGTCACGGGAACGGGTGCGGCAGATTCAAAGTAAGGCGATGCGGAAGTTGAGAAGACCTCAGATCGCGGAACGATTGAAGGGTTGGTTGGGATAA